A single Triticum dicoccoides isolate Atlit2015 ecotype Zavitan chromosome 2A, WEW_v2.0, whole genome shotgun sequence DNA region contains:
- the LOC119356702 gene encoding translation initiation factor IF-2-like, with amino-acid sequence MWRTTTCRFLIRASSSAPSRDGHGRPMPERRRPRIRRRPDPLHAIPISPETYTKSHPAPAPPFGPRPAALQPERFGRLAPEAEERSSLPRASPAPANQQADPAS; translated from the exons ATGTGGAGGACGACGACCTGCCGCTTCCTCATTCGGGCGTCCTCCTCTGCGCCGTCG AGAGACGGCCATGGCCGCCCGATGCCCGAGCGCCGCCGGCCAAGGATCCGCCGGCGTCCAGACCCCCTCCACGCCATCCCCATCTCGCCAGAGACCTACACCAAGTCCCATCCAGCGCCCGCGCCACCCTTCGGGCCCCGCCCCGCAGCTCTGCAGCCCGAGCGCTTCGGCCGCCTCGCACctgaagcagaggagaggagctcCCTACCACGAGCCTCTCCAGCCCCGGCAAACCAGCAGGCCGACCCCGCCTCCTAG